A portion of the Thermosediminibacter oceani DSM 16646 genome contains these proteins:
- the hslO gene encoding Hsp33 family molecular chaperone HslO, with product MTGLKDYMVRAIDEEAGILAFAARTTELVEKARTIHGCSPTATAALGRLLTAAAMMGSMLKGEGDTVTVRVDGGGPAGPLIAFSDSRGNVKGYIGNPSADLPLNEKGKLDVGGIVGREGTLTVIKDLGLKEPFVGRVPLISGEIAEDITYYFARSEQVPSAVSLGVLVDRDRRVRAAGGFIIQLMPGSTEETAIFIEEKIKGMKPVTELLDEKNSPEDLINLILPGFKLRFLASQPVNYSCSCSRERLEGVLLNLGREEAEEILKAQGRVEFVCQYCREKYEFTGEDVRRIFESAENPAS from the coding sequence TTGACAGGACTAAAAGACTATATGGTCAGGGCTATCGACGAAGAGGCCGGAATTCTGGCCTTTGCCGCCCGCACTACGGAACTGGTGGAGAAGGCCAGGACCATCCACGGCTGTTCTCCTACAGCCACGGCAGCCCTGGGCCGGCTGCTCACAGCCGCGGCCATGATGGGTTCCATGCTCAAGGGCGAAGGGGATACGGTGACCGTGAGGGTGGACGGCGGCGGCCCCGCAGGACCCCTTATTGCCTTTTCGGATTCCAGGGGGAACGTGAAGGGATACATAGGTAACCCCTCGGCGGACCTCCCCCTTAACGAAAAGGGCAAGCTGGACGTGGGCGGTATAGTCGGCAGGGAAGGTACGCTTACGGTTATAAAGGACCTGGGGCTCAAAGAACCTTTCGTGGGACGGGTCCCCCTGATTTCTGGGGAAATTGCCGAAGACATCACCTATTACTTTGCCCGGTCCGAGCAGGTGCCCTCGGCGGTCAGCCTGGGCGTACTTGTAGACAGGGACCGGAGGGTAAGGGCGGCGGGCGGATTTATCATACAGCTTATGCCCGGCTCGACGGAAGAAACCGCAATTTTCATCGAGGAAAAAATTAAAGGCATGAAGCCGGTCACCGAACTCCTGGATGAGAAAAATTCTCCGGAGGACCTGATAAACTTGATACTCCCCGGATTTAAGCTGAGATTCCTGGCAAGCCAGCCTGTAAATTACAGTTGCTCCTGTTCCAGGGAAAGGTTGGAAGGTGTACTTTTAAACCTGGGCCGGGAAGAGGCGGAGGAAATCCTCAAAGCCCAAGGCCGGGTGGAGTTCGTCTGCCAGTACTGCAGGGAAAAGTACGAATTCACCGGCGAAGATGTGAGGCGGATCTTTGAGTCCGCTGAAAACCCGGCTTCTTGA